A single genomic interval of Rhodoligotrophos defluvii harbors:
- the trbJ gene encoding P-type conjugative transfer protein TrbJ: MKRQLGAACLAVCFAFLPIQPARALFGAGDVVFDPSNYSQNVLQAARALQQITNQIRSLQNEVLMLQNMAKHLERLDYSSLHAIEMALRRVNLLMARAEGIAFEIDRTEQEFARLYPKDYAATVTTDELSRDARARWEHSMDALRQTMLVQAQVVQNVNADTGELARLVTASEAAIGSLQAQQATNQLVALSTKQQLQAQELVAAQYRAEALERARATAAQEQARAQFSRFLGDGQAYTPRH; the protein is encoded by the coding sequence ATGAAGCGTCAACTCGGCGCCGCCTGCTTGGCGGTGTGTTTCGCTTTTCTGCCGATACAGCCGGCTCGTGCCCTCTTCGGCGCAGGCGACGTCGTCTTCGACCCGTCGAACTATTCCCAGAACGTGCTGCAGGCCGCCCGCGCGCTACAGCAGATCACCAACCAGATCCGCAGCCTGCAGAACGAGGTGCTGATGCTGCAGAACATGGCGAAGCACCTTGAGCGGCTCGACTACTCTTCCCTCCACGCCATCGAGATGGCGCTCCGCCGCGTCAACCTGCTGATGGCGCGGGCCGAGGGCATCGCCTTCGAGATCGACCGGACCGAGCAGGAGTTCGCGCGGCTCTATCCGAAGGACTATGCGGCGACCGTGACCACCGACGAGCTCTCCCGCGATGCCCGCGCGCGCTGGGAGCATTCGATGGACGCGCTGCGGCAGACGATGCTGGTGCAGGCGCAGGTCGTGCAGAACGTGAACGCCGATACCGGCGAGCTCGCGCGCCTCGTCACCGCGTCCGAGGCCGCCATCGGCAGTCTCCAGGCGCAGCAGGCGACCAACCAGCTCGTCGCGCTGTCCACCAAGCAGCAGCTCCAGGCTCAGGAGCTGGTCGCCGCCCAATATCGCGCCGAGGCGCTGGAGCGCGCCCGCGCGACCGCCGCCCAGGAACAGGCACGCGCGCAGTTCAGCCGCTTCCTCGGCGACGGCCAGGCCTACACGCCGCGGCACTGA
- a CDS encoding TrbC/VirB2 family protein — MSIYRSLALPALAAALVVGIAEPTFAAGSSMPWEAPLESILQSIEGPVARIIAVIIIIITGLSLAFGDTSGGFRRLLQIVFGLSIAFAATSFFLAFFSFGGGALVS; from the coding sequence ATGTCCATCTACCGAAGCCTCGCTCTTCCGGCGCTTGCTGCCGCTCTCGTCGTCGGTATCGCGGAACCGACGTTCGCCGCCGGTTCCAGCATGCCCTGGGAGGCGCCGCTCGAATCGATCCTGCAGTCGATCGAAGGTCCGGTGGCGCGCATCATCGCGGTGATCATCATCATTATTACCGGCTTGTCGCTTGCCTTTGGCGACACCTCGGGCGGGTTCCGGCGTCTCCTGCAGATCGTCTTCGGGCTTTCGATCGCCTTCGCGGCGACAAGCTTTTTCCTCGCCTTCTTCTCCTTTGGCGGCGGGGCGCTGGTGTCATGA
- a CDS encoding CopG family transcriptional regulator, whose product MKPRHHLYLDDELTEQLEALAAKPGSSKSAIVADALRAYLARRGARELDDLLKVRLDRIGKQLSRIERDQQIVLESLALFIRYQLTVTAPLPEADQAAARALGQERFQAFIDQVGRRIAGGRTLAADVLARSSTEETTG is encoded by the coding sequence ATGAAACCGCGCCACCACCTCTATCTCGACGACGAGCTGACCGAGCAGCTCGAAGCGCTCGCCGCCAAGCCCGGCTCGTCCAAGTCGGCGATCGTGGCGGACGCGCTGCGCGCCTATCTCGCCCGGCGCGGCGCCAGGGAGCTCGATGACCTGCTCAAGGTCCGCCTCGACCGGATCGGCAAGCAGCTCAGCCGGATCGAACGCGACCAGCAGATCGTTCTGGAGAGCTTGGCGCTCTTCATCCGCTATCAGCTGACCGTGACGGCGCCGCTCCCTGAGGCAGACCAGGCTGCGGCCCGTGCGCTCGGGCAGGAGCGGTTCCAGGCCTTCATCGATCAGGTGGGCCGCCGCATCGCGGGCGGTCGCACGCTCGCTGCTGACGTGCTTGCTCGCTCGTCCACAGAGGAGACGACGGGATGA
- the trbB gene encoding P-type conjugative transfer ATPase TrbB, with protein sequence MSTYDSHPESRERRRAMLRTAMGPVIGAALADPAVIEVMVNPDGSLRLDRLGDGRIDTGERLKAAEVERIIRLVASHVRVEVHGNNPVVSAELPETGERFEGLLPPVSLAPCFAIRKPAARVYTLDDYIADHVMMPLQADALRKAVAQRRNVLIAGGTSSGKTTLVNALLVEVARLDERVILIEDTRELHCAAPDCVALRTKPGLVSLADLVRSTMRLRPDRIIVGEVRGPEALDMLKAWNTGHPGGIATVHANSAHAALYRLEQLIQEAVISVPRQLVAQAIDLVVFIRGRGLARRVETIAELEGLDANGDYRVVELPPAALHAL encoded by the coding sequence ATGAGCACCTACGACAGCCATCCCGAGAGCCGCGAGCGCCGGCGAGCAATGCTGCGTACTGCCATGGGGCCAGTGATCGGCGCGGCGCTCGCCGACCCCGCCGTCATCGAGGTGATGGTCAATCCCGACGGCAGCTTGCGCCTCGACCGGCTCGGAGACGGCCGGATCGACACGGGCGAGCGGCTCAAGGCCGCCGAGGTTGAACGCATCATTCGTCTCGTCGCGAGCCACGTGCGGGTCGAGGTCCATGGCAATAATCCGGTGGTCAGCGCCGAGCTGCCGGAGACCGGCGAGCGCTTCGAGGGACTGCTGCCGCCGGTCTCGCTGGCGCCCTGCTTCGCGATCCGCAAGCCGGCGGCGAGGGTCTACACGCTCGACGATTATATCGCGGACCACGTGATGATGCCGCTCCAGGCTGACGCGCTCCGCAAGGCGGTTGCCCAGCGGCGCAACGTCCTGATTGCCGGCGGCACCAGCTCGGGCAAGACCACGCTGGTCAATGCGCTGCTGGTCGAAGTCGCCCGGCTCGACGAGCGCGTGATCCTGATCGAGGACACCCGCGAGCTGCACTGCGCCGCGCCGGATTGCGTGGCGTTGCGTACCAAGCCCGGCCTCGTCAGCCTCGCCGACCTCGTGCGCTCGACGATGCGCTTGCGGCCGGACCGCATCATCGTCGGTGAGGTCCGGGGGCCGGAGGCGCTCGACATGCTCAAGGCCTGGAACACCGGCCACCCCGGCGGCATCGCCACGGTGCATGCCAACTCGGCCCATGCCGCGCTCTACCGGCTGGAGCAGCTCATCCAGGAAGCGGTCATCAGCGTGCCGCGGCAGCTCGTGGCGCAGGCGATCGACCTCGTCGTCTTCATTCGCGGTCGGGGCCTGGCGCGCCGGGTCGAGACCATCGCGGAACTCGAGGGCCTCGATGCCAACGGCGATTACCGGGTCGTCGAGCTCCCGCCCGCCGCCCTTCACGCCCTGTGA
- a CDS encoding VirB3 family type IV secretion system protein produces MTVRVEGFEVPLHRSLTEPILLAGAPRTIAIVNGTLAGALGLGLRLWVAGILVWAIGHTLAVFAAKRDPHFPRVLGRHLRQKGWLGC; encoded by the coding sequence ATGACGGTCCGCGTCGAAGGATTCGAGGTGCCGCTGCACCGCTCGCTCACCGAGCCGATCCTGTTGGCCGGCGCGCCGCGCACCATCGCCATTGTCAACGGCACGCTGGCGGGGGCGTTGGGCCTCGGCCTCAGGCTCTGGGTGGCGGGGATCCTCGTCTGGGCAATCGGCCACACACTCGCGGTATTCGCCGCGAAACGCGATCCGCACTTCCCACGGGTTCTGGGTCGTCACCTCCGTCAAAAGGGGTGGCTCGGATGCTGA